Sequence from the Cinclus cinclus chromosome 21, bCinCin1.1, whole genome shotgun sequence genome:
TCTCTAGCAATGGGGTTTACTACAAAAAAACCTAAGGAGGAAACAATCTGCTTTATTCTGACCACTCGGAGATGTGTCCAGAGAGGAGGACAGAGAAAAAACAGGCATTTGACTCCCTTCCCAACTTTCCTTTAATTCCCTAAGTACCCATCCTGAAACACCACAGCTCTCAACTCCTACCCATGCTTCTATGTTgttgtccagaaaaaaaaaaaactcattgCTCTAGATTCTCTATGCACAACACAACCTCAgttttttgttcatttcagCCTGACGTTTTGTGTATTTCTTCTATTTATTATCTGCTGTCACACTGAAGCCACCAGCCCTTTTTTAGGGGTATAAACCCACACTACCCAACAGGTCTAGTGGTTAATGATAACCTTTATTATCAAGTGCAGGAGCacccaaaaaaatctgtccaCAACAACAGATGACCCAAAATGTGGCACATAACCCTGTTCTTATAAAGGGAACCAAAAGGCCCCGAGACACACAGCAGTGTACctacggggggggggggggggggtatgGAGTGTTAATTTTAGGACCAGGGAAGTCCTTACCaatattttctgcttcacaCAGTCAACAGTCATATAACCAGAACTTGGAAAAACACCTCAGgcaaataaaagtaattttagtcTGAATAAGGGACTgatagtttatttatttaatttacataataatttaaatattaaaatgcatGATCTGAATAAGCTAATAAGCTTAATGAGGTACAGGCTActgcatacatacatacatatacacgTATGTATATCTATCTCAACTCTCTGCCAAGATCACACTGCACATAACATAGGAGGAGAGGCAGTTTGGGCTGTGTGTAAGTAGGGCAGAAGTTTCACCTCATCAGGATGAAGACCCAAAAAGCCCTTGGAGACACTGTCCACAGGCAaattctcctctccctcctcccaagTGGGGATGACTCCTTAGCAAGCTTCCATAtaggattattattattattattatgcagCTAACATCATATTACTGTTAACAGAAATCTATGCCTAGAACTGAAACGGACCCAAAAAACTGTCCAGAGTCTCAAAAGCCTTGTTCCTCAGGGAACAGCAGCTAGAGAGAAAAGTTAATGATGGTGAAGCAAAAAGCTTCTGTCATCCTGTTAATAACCCTCCATGAAGGGGGAAATTTACTGAAATAAGAGAATTCTATTAAACTTACtcccagaaaagcaaaacttacCTTCTCCAcatcctcagctgcagctgctgagtaCTGCAGAACTTCACTGCTCTCACTGCAAAGAACACAGAAATTGAGTTTCCCTGATAAAAGTGTTCTACCcatcctcccccctccccaaaaaaagggatcaaaaatgaagttaaaacgCACAAACACCGAACCAGAATCATTGCAAATTTTTAGACTGCTCCCAGCTGTTGCAACAATTCCTGCTGCACCTGAGAGCTGCTTCTTTGCTGATGGAAAGTTGCTTTTAAAGGGCAGATGGCCTAGATATCTACATAACTTCAGttgaaaaaaatttttaaaaaccatacATGTGAATTTGTTTCCATTTAATTAATGTGGATACTTGCCCCCATTACAGCTGCCCAATCTCCTTAAAAGTAAGTGACATTTTCAGTCTAACCCAGAACTTCAGTAGACTTTCCTTCTTCCAAGTGCATGACTTGCTGTGAGCCATTTCAGGAGAATTTATTCATTTATCACTATTTACTCAGGTTGAGCTAGCTGAATGAATACAAATGCAGGCATCAGGATCTGTtagtgtaaaataatttttaaaaggtaatGTTTCCTGGTTACAAGATTGTTTTCTTCATCAGCCAGCAGCCTTCAGAGAAAAGGCACttgcagagcagagccacaaCAGGAGTTTCTAAATGAACCTTTCACACTACACATGTTCAGCCACATTCAGCAATAGCTGTTTGTGGCTGGAAAACCTGGAAGGCCTTGGAATAGCAGCCCAATGTGGACATTATATCAAACATCACACAGCAAAGTTTAGGAGCATGATGGAAAATTCCTAGAATCACAGATGGTTTGGGTGGGACAGGAGtttaaagctcatcctgttccacctcctgccatgggcagggacaccttcctctatcccaggttgctccaagccctgtaggacctgtccttggacacttccaggaatggggcaggcACCTGGAATAAGAGATTCTCCTCAATATCAGCCCAAGGGAGAGGTCAGCCTTCAGCAGAGCCTGACACCAGCAACTGCATTAAGGATGCTGATCAAATCACTTGATCCCATCTCTTGATTTGACTCTGCAGATTATCGGGGCTTCATTAAGAGAAAACAGCTGCTCACTCTGCAGATTATCAGAGCTTTCCTTAAGAGAAAACAGCTGCTCAGTGGAAGCAGTGCTGGATATGAAAGAGAATATTACCAGTCTTAAGGCTCTGTTCCAGGAAAAGAGACAAATCAAACAGAACCCAAACACTGTCTGTTCCAAATCACCAGGCAGTACCTGCCACAGCACCCAGCTCACAAATCCCTactaataaaaacattaaagacATTCATAACAAGTCAACCAGAAAGACAGCATcacttttaaagcaaaaatccaCTATAAGCTACTTTAGGCAGCATCAGGCTGCTCCAGTTAAACAGCCCAGTAGCAAACTGCTTTTCAAGgaacaagcaaacaaatttCAATATGGAAAGCATGCAGGAGTTTGCTCAGCAGTTCTCTTTTTAGCTTGCCTATTTGGACCAGATTTTAGGCACCCCCAGGAGTCAGGGAATCAAACGAGGCAGACTTAAGAGGTAACAGCCAGGCATGAACACAGCTCCCTGTACCACTGCCAGCAAACAGTTAAAGGCAGCTGTGGCTTCTGCATCTATCCCAGACTGGAGCCACCCTGAGGTGCACAGAGCTGGATTCACACACTGCCAGGCCCCAGAgccaggggagagagagacagaccAGTGTGACAGGTTGCTGGGAGCCCATCCACTGCCAGGCTGCCAAGAAGAGGAGGTTGGCCTGACAGGGGCATTGACCAGGTACATACAGATGGCCAAGAGGTGAAATTCCAGCTGGATTCAGGATTCAGCCTTACTGACTGCCACAGGATGTATGTGGGGCTGGATGTGATACAGACAACAAGCAGCAGTTGTCTCCCAACCAGTGACTGCACCAGCTTGCCCTCACAGGGATGACATTCCCAAGGCTTCCCAGTCCCTTCTAGGAGCCgtgtgctggctgtggggacacaTAGGGAGGCTGTTGGCCACCCCTGACACCAACCCCTGCCTGCATGAGTGACAAGCTCAATATCGAGTTATCCACTTCAGTAGCTGACAGAGCCATCACACTGACCTACCTGGGGAGATGGATCAAGTACCACAGGGGCACACATAGGCTACAAAACACCTGGGAATCTACTCTGATTTCCATCAGCCTCCTGCACACACCAGGACTTACACACTTAATTCATCTGATACCCTTTGAGAGTTTCCCTTCCAGAAGTATAAGGGACCACAATTCTGCTTTTAGATTTTTAGgaggattttaattttcctagagCTCCTCTAAAAGAATTGGGAGAGCTGGCAAGCTCTGTTTTATCCCAGGTTTACAGGGCACACACTTTTGCTTCCCAGActgaggaagagagggaagccCAGAGAGATACAGGACACAAGGAATGGCTTCCCATTGCCAGAGGGTagggatagatgggatactgggaaggaatccttccctgtgagggtgaggaAGCCCTGggacagggtgcccagagaagctgtggctgcccctggatccctggaagtgtccgaggCCAGGGTGGactttggagcaacctggaacagtggaaggtgcccctacccatggcaggaggtggaatggGTGAGctttaagctcccttccaacccaatccattctgggattttgtgaCAACTGAAAAGACTTTCTGAGGAAAGAAATGCCCTAAAGCTTCCCAAAAACACCTAGAAAAGCTTGTATTGCATCACTCTCTCCTAAGGTCGTGCAAACACATACAGCCATAGTTGTGGCATTCTCCACATCACTCCTGAACCCATTTTAATCTTCCAATGGTGGCATCAGGGTGCTAGGATGGCAGAGGTAGCTACACTCACACAGTTGTTATGCTGTGAATGCAGCACCCCTTCATTAGGGCACAATAGTGTATCCTGTATCACAAGGAGGATTTCTGCACATGATTTGCTGATATTGGCAGAGATTTTAAGGTTTGCACACATTTTTCCTCAAAGACCTAAGAGGCAAAACATTTGGCTTTGCTAACCTGATCTCTGGTAGGAAGGTCCTCTTGTAAGCATCCTCAATGCTCTGGAGATAGGAAGGAGACACCTTTTTCTCATATGGCTACAAACAAACAGGCAGAAAAAGTTGTGGAATTagcttcctttcttttcccactaGCACAGACTCCAAGGGTTCACTCTGGGTAAGAGTCAAACTTCCAAGTGAACCACATGCACATCAGTGAAAGCTTCAAATAATTAAGGCACTTGGAATTCCTTACGTGCCATAAAATATCTAGAGCAGCCCTCAGCTTTCCAAGCTTCATCCCTGCTAAGTCCATATTCCAGGGAGCTGCAACAGTCACACAGAACACAGGAGAAGACTGAGTACACCTTTTCCATAAGGAGTCCAAATTTGCACCTATTCCCATAGTTTCAGACAAGTGCATGGGCAGACACCCACTCCAAATTCCTGTGAAATTTCATGGATATCATCCCTGCTGTTAACCATCTTGTTTTCCACACAGTCTACTTTCAATGCCACATTTGCAAAACACCAGGAATTCCTCTGGTCTACCATGTGTTCCCCAAACAAGCCCTACAAAGCTCAGCACTGCCACAAAAAGGCACAAATTGCTATGTCAGCAATTTCTGtccaaatatttcaaaaatgtcACCTATTTTCATGCTCACAAGAACTAAAAACTCACAAGTTCCCCCAATACAACAACTTCTTAACTGAGAATTTTCTAATAAATCAAAGCTTTCTTTTAATCTATCAGGTTTCCCAGAGCTAAACTGCATTTCCCACAGCCTTTGAACAGGCAAAACAAATACCTTTTAATCCTCATAATAGATCTGCAAATATCTAAACATCAAATAAAGGCCAGGGGGGAAAGCCCCAAATTACAAACCCTATTTAGATTAGTCATTCCCAAAAGCACCCTACAGCTTTCCTGAGCCAAGACGAGTTCAATAACGCAGTCATCCAGCAGTGATTTGCTGGATTTCAGGGAGTTTAGTGAACCTGCTGATCCCAGATGACTCACAAATGAACCCCAGCACAGGTGTGAGGAAGCAGTCAACTGGGAAGCAGAAGCCAGGGAGCCCAGCTGGGCTCCTGCCACTCAGGAATAAGAAATGCATCATCTCTAAGTGCATTGCAAGAAGCACATCACCTGCCCACAGCTCCTGAAGTGGCAGCTACACAGCCTGGTATAAAACTGACCTGCTCTTACAAAAATTCTCATTCCACAAATGACAACATATTGATGCAGTCACAAAGTtgattttttgcttcttttaaagCAAACATACAAGAATAGCCACAGAGTCACCACCACCACACAGATCTCACACTTCAGAGGACAAGCAGCTCCTCAGAAGAAGAAttcagcagcaaaccccacagGACTGACACATAAGGTGTGATTACAGCAGACATTAGCAGGCAGCAGTTGTGAGAGACAAGTAATAATAAAGGCAAAGAGATAAATGGGCAATAATCAGAGGTCAAATTACCTTGCCTTTCTCTTGAATCCTCTTCTGCACCTCTAGGACAGGCATATCTATATAAATGACCAAGTGAGGTGGCAGCAACTCAGAAATGCTGATCTCTTTGACCTCTTTGTAGTGATCAAGGCCTgtgaaaaacacaaataaatcacattttccaCCTCTGTATTTGCAGTCTCTTCTTCTGGGCTCAGAGAAAGTTTAGGTTACGCTTTTCCTCAAACAGAATTCAGGAATTTTACAGAATAAACTATGGCCTGAGAAGTTCCATGCACTGAGATCTAAGAATCTAAACCCAGTTATATCAAAGAGGGACTTTATTCCTGACTCGGGttcagaggaatctcagcttttcctccacCATTTAGAGACAATAGGCAGCAGTAGCTCTGATCAAGATGTTTGCTCCCTAGGGATCCCAGTACAATCCAAATTCTGTATTAAATTGTGGGTTGCTGGGCTTTGCTACCTCAGCAGTACAGAGCAGGAAGACACGTAGATGATTATAACCAGCTTTCAAAGTTACCCAGCAACTTACAGCAGGTGGTAAAAAGCAAACACACGCTTCTTAAATCCAACTGCAAAACCAGGAAGCAATCAAGAAAACAGTTGCATCCACCTCAGGAGCAGCCAAAAGAACAGATTTACTCAGTGCccataaccctaaacccaaaCACTCAGGTTGGGAGGAACATTCCAAATCACCTGGTTCAAAGCTCTGCTGAGAACTCCACCCACAACATTCTAAGTATCTCCACGGGGGAGATCCCAGGTGATTTGCTCCACGGTTTGTCTCCCTCCATAGTGAAAAAGGCTTTTTCCTTacaaatgaaacattttgcatttcaatttATCTCTTGTCCTCTCACTGCCACTAAGACCAGACTGGCTCCACCCAGCAACACATGAATACTGAGTATTTAAAGAAGTCCCTCCTTccaagcaggatttttttttttttgtttcttttttaaagtaaagtAAACTACCAGACTTCACAGAGATTATGGCAAAACAGCTTCCTTTTGCTGGCAGGAACTCACATCTCCTGTGGACATATCCCTGCTTTAACATGGCATCCAGGAACACAAAGTCGCTATAGGGAGAGCGCTCCAGCACCACGCCTTGACCTGCAAGGGAAAACAGGCTCCAGGTTGGAACAAAAGGAGCTgcaaggtcccttccaactccaaGCATTCTGTGACTCCCCAACCTGTGCTGAGCAAGTGCTCCAAGGCATCGGTGTACTGCAGGACACGGTTCCCAAAGATCCAGGACTGCATACGGTACGAGTGTCCATCGGGAGACTTGGGGTCCGTGTAGAACTTCTCCAGGTTACAGAAACCATTGAACTtgtcaggcagcagctgcccacCCCCCGAGATCCTGTCCTGGTAGTGGATGTCTGCCTCAGGGAAGTGCTTCATTCCTGACAAGGAGAAGAACCCCACAGCAGAAATAAGCTGCGCTCAGTTGCAGCAAACACCTCCTCAGCTACTGAACACACACCTGTTCCTTGTTCCTGTTCCCAAACAGCCCCAACCCCTCTGGGCAATGAACCCAAACTCTGCCACTGCCCAAGGAGAGCTCAGCTGTTCCAAGAACAACCATGTGGAAAATCCAAGCTCTCCAGGAGCACACCGATTCCATTACAAGTGAAGCTTCACTCACAATAAATGCCCATCCCAAACTTCACCCACAAAAACTCTCCCCACTCCCTCTGGCATGTCCCAGTCCAGAACTGCTGCTCAGAACTCCCTCTGCACAAGACTCACATTAAACTCTGTCAGCTCTCAGACAAACATTCCAGTGAGACATACCCAGCTTTTCTGCTATTTGCTGGGCCAGCTTGCCCTTCCCAGAGGACAGATTGCCCTCCACCGTGAAGActttgctgtgctctgtgaaCTTCTTGCTGGCCCTGTCTCCCAACATATAGGCCAGCCACCCATATtgcaggctctgctcagggctggtaTGGATTCTTGCCTGGAGGAGAATACATGGAAATCAGTAGATTTGGAGGGGTTTTTAGCTGAAAACACACCTTtttcagacacacagacaggacACACTCTTACACATCTAACACAAAGAATTTTTACGCAGTAACCTCAGCACTGTCATTTCAACttagcagctgcagcagtggttAGGCTGGGAAGCTGATCATGAAATTAAAGGCTGAGAGGACAGAAAGCATGGAACAATTTTCAGTCTGAAGGCCAGAGATACAACACACCCAGAGCTCCCAAGAGAGACATCACATCCGACTTTTGCTTgtattttgtgtggttttgggCATATAATAACACTAAACCCACTCTCAGGAGAGTTACACTTTTATTTCAATATGGCTCAGTAGGCAAAAGTCTGGACTTGGTAACCCTGGATGCCTTTTTCAGCCTTAACTATTCCACGATCTCTGAGAGGTGGCAAGAAGGTTCCCCTTGGCTGTGGGCTGAAGGCAGGATCTTTCTGAGCCCTACTCAGGGCCTGCCACAGACCCTGGTATACACTGTACAAACCTCATTCTGCAGCAGTGCAGCGGTCCCTTACACACAGGGACGTTCATTTCTATTGAACACTCCTTTCCTCGCAGCACCACAGCCACAATCAAAGATCGTTACACTCCACTCTCCCGCATTTGCCCCAGTCTGCCTCGCATTTAGCCACCCTTCCCAGATCTCTGCTGGGAATATCCCTTTccaagggacaggacaggacagcccagcccagccccgggGAGAAGCATACCCGGCCCCAGGTCGTCTCTGCTCACCCACCCCCGGCAGGACAGAGCTCTGGACAGAGCCCTGCCCGCTCACCCCCCGCAGGACGGAGCCCAGCCCACTCACCCCAGGCAGGACGGAGCCCAGCGCGGCGCTGCCCGGCTTAGAGCTCCCCCACCGGCCCCGTGCGACCGCGACCCGGACGAGCCGGGACACCCACAAGGACATGGCGGTGCCGGGCGGAGGTCGGCGGCGCGACGTGATGACGTCAGGAGGAGAGGCGGTGCTCCGGGGTGACGAACTCTGGGAGGCCACGCCCCCAAGTCACGCCCCTCGCGAAAGGTCACGCCCACGGCCCGGGTGGGCTCAGGCGGGAGAGGGGAtagtggggacagtggggataGGGACAGCGGGGACGGGGACAGCGGGGATAGGGGGTCTagcggggacagggacagagacagcGGGGACGGGGACCGGGGGGATAGCGGGGATAGGGGGACAGCGGGGATAGGGGGACAGCGGGGATAGGGGGACAGCGGGGATATGGACAGCGGGGATATGGACAGCGGGGACATGGACAGCGGGGATATGGACAGCGGGGACATGGACAGCGGG
This genomic interval carries:
- the NDUFA10 gene encoding NADH dehydrogenase [ubiquinone] 1 alpha subcomplex subunit 10, mitochondrial isoform X3; translation: MSLWVSRLVRVAVARGRWGSSKPGSAALGSVLPGARIHTSPEQSLQYGWLAYMLGDRASKKFTEHSKVFTVEGNLSSGKGKLAQQIAEKLGQGVVLERSPYSDFVFLDAMLKQGYVHRRCLDHYKEVKEISISELLPPHLVIYIDMPVLEVQKRIQEKGKPYEKKVSPSYLQSIEDAYKRTFLPEISESSEVLQYSAAAAEDVEKVIEDIEYLKFDKGPWVEQDDVSFHHLRLYVQDKSAVLDSVSIPRFVPEITIGGSQFDKIYYEYRALPGRKYKPGCNADVGDKWIWLK
- the NDUFA10 gene encoding NADH dehydrogenase [ubiquinone] 1 alpha subcomplex subunit 10, mitochondrial isoform X2, whose product is MSLWVSRLVRVAVARGRWGSSKPGSAALGSVLPGARIHTSPEQSLQYGWLAYMLGDRASKKFTEHSKVFTVEGNLSSGKGKLAQQIAEKLGMKHFPEADIHYQDRISGGGQLLPDKFNGFCNLEKFYTDPKSPDGHSYRMQSWIFGNRVLQYTDALEHLLSTGQGVVLERSPYSDFVFLDAMLKQGYVHRRCLDHYKEVKEISISELLPPHLVIYIDMPVLEVQKRIQEKGKPYEKKVSPSYLQSIEDAYKRTFLPEISESSEVLQYSAAAAEDVEKVIEDIEYLKFDKGPWVEQDDVSFHHLRLYSLGVSTSLAATLTLGTSGSG
- the NDUFA10 gene encoding NADH dehydrogenase [ubiquinone] 1 alpha subcomplex subunit 10, mitochondrial isoform X1, coding for MSLWVSRLVRVAVARGRWGSSKPGSAALGSVLPGARIHTSPEQSLQYGWLAYMLGDRASKKFTEHSKVFTVEGNLSSGKGKLAQQIAEKLGMKHFPEADIHYQDRISGGGQLLPDKFNGFCNLEKFYTDPKSPDGHSYRMQSWIFGNRVLQYTDALEHLLSTGQGVVLERSPYSDFVFLDAMLKQGYVHRRCLDHYKEVKEISISELLPPHLVIYIDMPVLEVQKRIQEKGKPYEKKVSPSYLQSIEDAYKRTFLPEISESSEVLQYSAAAAEDVEKVIEDIEYLKFDKGPWVEQDDVSFHHLRLYVQDKSAVLDSVSIPRFVPEITIGGSQFDKIYYEYRALPGRKYKPGCNADVGDKWIWLK